The Bradysia coprophila strain Holo2 unplaced genomic scaffold, BU_Bcop_v1 contig_297, whole genome shotgun sequence DNA window CTCCAACGCCGCCGAACTGTACATATAATCCGGCAACAATTGGCAAATCGACGCCAAACAGTTTTCATGGCAATAAGTTTTTTAAGAACGTATTCAATACACCGCCGTCACGGTTATCGAAAGTGGTGCATCCGAAAGTGGTAAATCCATTTGAAGTGGGTCTGACAGAACGATTACATTTGCCGTTGATATGCaggtaaaaattgaattattcattTCGATTGTCACAGAAAGTGTTGAATGGGACAGTGGGATTGTGGGAAAGGAATTTGTAGAATTTTTGGCGCTAAGACCAGGTGAATACTGTATACAAACATTGCTATAGTAAACACCTTCACCTGGCGTTAATTAGCAAAGCCGATAGTGGAAAAATCCCATCAACTGTCAACAATGTCTGACATATGATTGCACTGAACAATTGTGCGCAATTTCAGTCCATCGTTGTTCCATCGTCCAAATACGCCTCAGATGTCGTCAACACATTTCGAATGGACCATAGACGAAATTTCTTCGTTGAATCCGGCTAGCTTTGAAGCACACGAAACACAATTTGCATCTACGACTGATCCAGAAACCGAAGCTAAGATTCAAGTGACATTAAGCTCGTTCTTTCGGGATCAAATAATTGGTGAGTGTAGACCCTTCACACTAGTGGTCTAGTTTGAACCTACTGGCAGACGGTGATGCTTCACCACTTCACTATTCGTAACGAcctccaataaaaaaaaatattttccagttCCCAGTCCAGTGGACTGTCCATTgcgaaatcaaaaaattattctgtcCGACGAGCCGAAGACTGTACGCGACGGAATATGCCAGACTGAACTATCGCTACCACCGAACTTACCCAAAGATATCGAAGATCTCCTAAAGCCATATTTTACTCAGACAATGAATCAACAACAAAGTCCTGCCAAAGACTGTGATACAACGATCGATCATGATGCGCGCGATGCATTATTGAGACGTAAACTATTTAATCAATCGAGCAGCTCCAGCTCCAGTTCCGTGTACGATGATCACATCGACCTGGATCTGGAATGTCTCAGTCCACCGCCATGTAGTCCGGAATTGGTTAGTATGGATTTATGTTTGCCTTCTATGCGAGGACACAATTTAAACGCAAAAAATTTCACCCTTTGACCAGAGGAGTAAATGCGTCGACGAACATGGTGTAACATCCGAGATGCCCGAGAGTGACAAACCGTTCTGTCCCCTTTCACCCATCAACATAGTGACACCGATCAAAATTCAAACGCCCAGCAGAAACGATTGGAGCTGCGAAAGCATGAAGTCGGTTTACAACAGCACACCGGAGTGTAGCCTGTCCAACTACCTAACCACATCGTCCCATTCGGTGAGCATTTTGAACGATACGAAAGAGAATAACATTGCCATGGACATGGATCTGACGATGTTCAGCATGACGGACGACGAAAAGCAACTGACTTACATGCGTACGCCGAGTCGTCGTCGGCATCGCTACTCGAGCCGGAAGAATTTGTCGCATTCGTTTTCCTGCTTGGACGATGATGTCGATGAGGACGTGAAACCGATCCCGGACGGTAATGTGTTGTGCAAAACCGATAGCGGTTTCAATGAAACGGATGACAAGGCGAACGATGAGTTTAATAAGTGGCCGGCAAAGCAATCGGTAGCAATTCCTAGCATCAGCGATACGATGGACGTCGACGCGGGCAGTCCGAGCGGATGATTGCATTGATCATTTTTTGACTGAATTGTGTGCAATGCCAACTGATttgatggaaatatttttagaattttaatttgttaaatttatgcAGCCAATTTGTGCcatgattttgaaatgaatttcccCCCCCGTTCAATGTTAGGTGTAAAATGAAtaggaaaaagatttttttttttgtttttaccaCTAAGTTTCGTTCGAATTTTAATTGAGGgaatttttagtttaaaacCAAATTGTAATGTGGAGCCGTTTATGGCATCAATGTAAATTGCCATTGTTGACGTTGTTGGATACACATTGTAATTCGACAGTTAAATACAGTTAACAATTTCTGATGGAAACACGTCTTGCTCATTGCACTTATTATTCGTCTCCAGCCGTTACCACATTACTTATACTCCATTTCAGTCATACACCAGTCCTCCACGGCACTTTGAGTCCCTCATAAGTCCACGGTTTCAGACCTATGCCAAATTGTTACGTCAAccgatacgaaaaacattttttctgcTACTATTGTTATCTAGCGCTATAAGCACTAGAACGAGGGTGGCTGTAGAGTATGTCTCACCAGTGATATATCTTAAAAAATCCAAACTGGTTGCAAAATGAAGGTGTTGGAGCCAAGTGACGaatggaattgaaaaataaaatttcagttgGTTGGGCATGCCAGATTGGTCAAATTTTTAGCAGCCTGTCAGGCACTCTCAACCaaccaacgaaaattttatttttcaattccattCGTCATTTGGCTCCAACACCTTCATTTTGCAACCAGTTTGGATTTTCTACGATGTGACACTGCTGAGATATAAACTAGGGCTACCCCTCTTCTCCTTCTTGTCGTAGAACAAGTGTTTTTCGTATCGGTTACATTAATTTGGCATAGGTTTCAAACCGTGGACTTATGAGAAATTCAACGTGCCGTGGAACACTTGACTACCATGACTGTAAACTTTAAGGATGAATTTCCAACATATAGTggaacccgcgtatctgtctGTAGTATCTGCGTGACATATCCAGAGTTTACTTCTCTGATTGCAGTGGCTTCTCGTTCTTCTCATTCTGCAGGTACCGGTGAAGATAGAAATATAGTTGCGATATAAATTGGTTGTCTAATTTCACTCGCAGCTCTATAATCAAGTTGTTGGAGTCGAATGGATCACATAATTTACGGAAGTCTACTTTCGGGTGAGTTCGACAGCTCGAATGTTGGAAAAGTGTttctatagagtgttatgatgagtgagaaggaaatataatttggaccagttattttaacttgccttgggggacatgtcaaaattttgaatgtacCCCAAGgtaagttataattaactgatATTCGGGTTTCTCGCTGACTATAGACTGTTATGGTAGGAGCGAGAATTCCCaagaccagttaatttaagtaagttgccttggggtacttgtcattgCATatgttcatttaaatttttgacataTCTCCCAAgacaagttaaaataactggTCCAAATTATATTTCCTTCTATCTCACCTTAACAGTCTATTAAATTCGAAGGTGCAAAGCTGAATAAAAGGAACATTACGTTGCACTCGAATTCACCCGCAACTCGGGTTCCGTAGGTTTTTGCGGATTTTCACCTTCCTTATCCGTTTATTTACTTTGAGATTAAGGTCCCCCATTTCATCACTTCAATGTAGCAAAATACCGATTTTAACAGACGAGCAATTTGCGTTGATGGGACCGACAATTGTgctgcattttccattgtaatcagatattcaccacaggctaaacatTAGAAAACGCAGATTAGCGATCCCATCAACGAGTAATTGCTCCTGTGGTTTTGGTCTAAATAATCTATCTTAAATGTTTCAACACTAAAAGGAATTCTATAAAAAATCGTAAGCGCTACACTCAAATTAGCCTGAAACTATTGGGGTACTGTCATTGCTTGCTTTCATACACTTTAGGCCTGGCGATTAGATTGCTTTAGGCAATAGATCGAAAGACCAATCACTTGTTAGAATACAGTAGGCAATGTTTTCGGGAGAGATTGATGCAGTTGATGACTCGTAAACgtttctatgaaaaattgcGATATCAAGTATATCAGATGCCAGTGATCAGCTACCACTGGTAATATTTTGAATGAGTAGGGAAGTATTGACTGGGGCGCCAGAATCCCAAACCGAAACGATAAGGTCCTCGTTGCTGCATGTCAAAGTgtaaaaaatctgtaaaattgaAACTGGAATCCGATCACTAATATCTGATATTCCAGCAATGCTTTGTTCTACAGTCCCTTGTTTCCAATTAGGACCTTTTTGCGGTTCTTGATTACGGATTATTTCCTTCCTGGTATGGCTCTGAAAATCCTTTCCGTATTTCAAATTGGAGTGCTAATGAGACGAAATACAATGTCTCGAAATTTGTGGCTGTTCGATGCGAACCTGCGCCCTGAGTACAGCTGCACATTTCGTGTAGCTCCAACGATTTCAAAagaattgatggaatttgcTGAATATGAATAGCATGAATGTTATAAAATTCTGCTATAATGGCAAGTGCTACAATGAACTTGCGCTTCATCCGAAACTTGGTTTTCGTTTGCTTTTGCAGACCTGCATTACCTTCGGTGCTTTATAAACTTTGCTcatgaattatttttcaaaaaatcctCTTGCGTTTCACCCGAGTCTGAGTGTGATCAGGTAGAGCATACACTTGAACCACCCAGTTTCAGTTACTCAATTTAGATGTAttcaaaaaactaaaattttcccGTAATTTCTCTTTTATATCACAAAACaacatcatcgtcatcatcattgCGGTTCAGCATACAAATTTGATCTCAAATAAATGTTCTTAATTCGGCCGTAAATCAATTGGATCGGCTGCACCAGCACGTACTgaacaatgaagaaaattatcACATTTGCCACAATAGCTCCGGTCACCGACGAATGCCGTTTGAACCAGTTCGAATACACGCCCAGCAACACGGTGAATATCATCAGCGCGTACACAACGCAACCAAATATGGAATGGATCACTTTAACGGTGACTGGCCGAATGATTTTTCGAATGGCAAAACTGTATTTCGCAACGACACCGCCGCACATTGCCAATACGAGTCCAATTGTGGCTATCAGACCGAAGATTCCATGCCAGGTAGCGAAATGCGGTTTGCCTTTCGTGTTTTTCGAAATGACTATGACGGTAAATGCAACGGTTAGCAGACAACTGCCAACGATTTGTAAGATCCAATGGAAAGTCATCCGTTCCTTGTGGTTCAGGTATCTGGTTAGAATGTTTTCGTTCGAAAAGCATAAGATCGCCTCGGTCATACAGACGAAAAACTGTGTGGAAAATATGATCAAAGAATTCATCGCATCAGATCTCGCGAAAAATAAATCGTAAAACTTACGCCAACCATTAGAGGTGGGTGGTAGCTGAACAGAGTGATTCCATAGcgaaaactcaaaattgtgATGAAGacggtaaaaacgaaaatggcCAAATGGATGGCTGAATTGTACAGCATTGTTTTCCACGTTAAGTCCGCATCACCGTGACCTTTCGCCATCATTTCATCGCACTCAATGTCCACCGTCAGAActcatttttgtaaataaacaacAGAAAGCAAAGACATAATAGAAAGTCGCAACCAACAAAAATTCGCTCAGCTGTTTATTGTATACCGTCAATGCATTTTGCTTTGCATGAATGGTACATTTAACGTGGCAAAATCACAAAACATTCACATAGCCATTACATTCACTCACATTCACTCATAGCCATTGATACAAGTTAATTAATACGCGAAATGTATTCATTCATGAAGTAGTGTTAATGAGAGCtatatgaatgaaatgaacacTCGGACGAGCTCTCTGagcacaaataaataaaaatcaaaaaggcCTTGTCCATTACTCTACACCACGCGATCAATGCTCGATTGCATGCATTCTACACTATAAC harbors:
- the LOC119078993 gene encoding protein aurora borealis; the encoded protein is METDSVDTAKQIHVSSPFRLVNGQKTPTPPNCTYNPATIGKSTPNSFHGNKFFKNVFNTPPSRLSKVVHPKVVNPFEVGLTERLHLPLICSPSLFHRPNTPQMSSTHFEWTIDEISSLNPASFEAHETQFASTTDPETEAKIQVTLSSFFRDQIIVPSPVDCPLRNQKIILSDEPKTVRDGICQTELSLPPNLPKDIEDLLKPYFTQTMNQQQSPAKDCDTTIDHDARDALLRRKLFNQSSSSSSSSVYDDHIDLDLECLSPPPCSPELRSKCVDEHGVTSEMPESDKPFCPLSPINIVTPIKIQTPSRNDWSCESMKSVYNSTPECSLSNYLTTSSHSVSILNDTKENNIAMDMDLTMFSMTDDEKQLTYMRTPSRRRHRYSSRKNLSHSFSCLDDDVDEDVKPIPDGNVLCKTDSGFNETDDKANDEFNKWPAKQSVAIPSISDTMDVDAGSPSG
- the LOC119079000 gene encoding cytochrome b561 domain-containing protein 2-like isoform X2, encoding MDQLTSLKRVNMTVDIECDEMMAKGHGDADLTWKTMLYNSAIHLAIFVFTVFITILSFRYGITLFSYHPPLMVGFFVCMTEAILCFSNENILTRYLNHKERMTFHWILQIVGSCLLTVAFTVIVISKNTKGKPHFATWHGIFGLIATIGLVLAMCGGVVAKYSFAIRKIIRPVTVKVIHSIFGCVVYALMIFTVLLGVYSNWFKRHSSVTGAIVANVIIFFIVQYVLVQPIQLIYGRIKNIYLRSNLYAEPQ
- the LOC119079000 gene encoding cytochrome b561 domain-containing protein 2-like isoform X1, translated to MVQRDITTEGIPMQVVTLNGSTDKSQTRKYVLTVDIECDEMMAKGHGDADLTWKTMLYNSAIHLAIFVFTVFITILSFRYGITLFSYHPPLMVGFFVCMTEAILCFSNENILTRYLNHKERMTFHWILQIVGSCLLTVAFTVIVISKNTKGKPHFATWHGIFGLIATIGLVLAMCGGVVAKYSFAIRKIIRPVTVKVIHSIFGCVVYALMIFTVLLGVYSNWFKRHSSVTGAIVANVIIFFIVQYVLVQPIQLIYGRIKNIYLRSNLYAEPQ